One Curtobacterium sp. MCLR17_007 DNA window includes the following coding sequences:
- a CDS encoding response regulator transcription factor produces MPAETTTTTGTTGLTTRPVRVAIVDDHESVRLGIQAACQNEGFEVVLTAASVPEYIANLDGREVDVVVLDLSLGDGSTVTENVKGVQGTGSAVLVHSIADRVANVREALAAGAAGVIPKSSATKTVMAAVATVARGDVLNNLEWASAIDADRDFAKAQLGRREREILHLYASGLPLKLAAQQLGIGYSTAREYLDRIRVKYVEVGRPAPTKVDLLRRAVEDGILPGLDSGLDPDGDGR; encoded by the coding sequence GTGCCAGCAGAAACGACCACAACCACAGGGACGACCGGGCTGACCACCAGACCGGTCCGCGTCGCGATCGTCGACGACCACGAGTCCGTCCGGCTCGGCATCCAGGCGGCCTGTCAGAACGAGGGCTTCGAGGTCGTGCTGACCGCGGCGAGCGTGCCGGAGTACATCGCGAACCTCGACGGGCGCGAAGTCGACGTCGTCGTCCTCGACCTGTCGCTCGGCGACGGCTCGACGGTCACCGAGAACGTCAAGGGCGTCCAGGGCACCGGTTCGGCCGTCCTGGTGCACAGCATCGCGGACCGCGTCGCCAACGTGCGCGAGGCACTGGCGGCCGGGGCTGCCGGGGTGATCCCGAAGTCGTCGGCCACGAAGACCGTGATGGCGGCGGTCGCCACCGTCGCGCGGGGTGACGTGCTCAACAACCTCGAGTGGGCGAGCGCGATCGACGCCGACCGCGACTTCGCCAAGGCGCAGCTCGGACGTCGTGAGCGCGAGATCCTGCACCTCTACGCGTCGGGTCTGCCGCTCAAGCTCGCGGCCCAGCAGCTCGGCATCGGGTACTCGACCGCCCGCGAGTACCTCGACCGCATCCGCGTGAAGTACGTCGAGGTGGGCCGCCCCGCCCCGACCAAGGTGGACCTGCTCCGCCGTGCGGTCGAGGACGGCATCCTGCCGGGCCTCGACTCCGGACTCGACCCCGACGGCGACGGGCGCTGA
- a CDS encoding ATP-binding protein yields MTTEVAPFGVDPSRNVRATVSQASVERAFAILLAVFAIGFGAVNVTTVLNQQRFLDVTGGVVLPVALAAAFMLVGVSVFVPRLVQPAQIVTALLFLVVLVVWPFTVERPLVGQQPWPWFICNVGTVAAAMGFATWRAVVYTAVVPVVYAVIRLTPAGGDAGVLRAVVDGVFIGILGGAALALIVMLRRAAAAVDSAQATAVRRYSHAIREHATEVERIQVDAIVHDSVLTTLLSAARADTPDGRMLSARMARNAIDHLAAAGDTPEDVPPVRLAELRARIAQAVDELAVPVTVRLGAISSRTVPAAVADALASAALQAAVNSVQHAGPTASRWVTVDHTAGVVRIEVGDDGVGFDQAAIPAERLGVRRSILERVASAGGAARIDSAPGSGTRVVLTWPAPGAGEQ; encoded by the coding sequence ATGACGACCGAGGTCGCGCCGTTCGGGGTGGACCCGTCCCGCAACGTGCGGGCAACGGTCTCCCAGGCCTCCGTCGAGCGGGCGTTCGCGATCCTGCTCGCGGTCTTCGCCATCGGGTTCGGGGCGGTGAACGTCACGACCGTCCTGAACCAGCAGCGGTTCCTCGACGTGACCGGCGGCGTCGTGCTCCCGGTGGCGCTCGCGGCGGCCTTCATGCTGGTCGGCGTGTCGGTCTTCGTCCCGCGGCTGGTGCAACCGGCGCAGATCGTGACCGCACTGCTGTTCCTCGTCGTGCTCGTCGTCTGGCCGTTCACGGTCGAGCGCCCGCTCGTCGGACAGCAGCCGTGGCCGTGGTTCATCTGCAACGTCGGGACGGTCGCCGCGGCGATGGGGTTCGCGACCTGGCGCGCGGTGGTCTACACGGCCGTCGTCCCGGTGGTCTACGCGGTCATCCGCCTGACCCCCGCCGGTGGTGACGCGGGCGTCCTCCGGGCGGTCGTCGACGGTGTGTTCATCGGGATCCTCGGCGGCGCCGCGCTCGCCCTGATCGTGATGCTCCGACGCGCGGCGGCTGCGGTCGACTCGGCGCAGGCGACCGCGGTGCGCCGGTACTCGCACGCCATCCGCGAGCACGCCACCGAGGTCGAGCGCATCCAGGTGGACGCCATCGTGCACGACAGCGTCCTCACCACGCTGTTGTCCGCCGCCCGCGCCGACACCCCCGACGGCCGGATGCTCTCCGCGCGGATGGCCCGCAACGCGATCGACCACCTCGCCGCCGCCGGGGACACGCCTGAGGACGTCCCACCCGTGCGCCTGGCGGAGCTCCGCGCGCGGATCGCCCAGGCGGTCGACGAGCTCGCCGTCCCCGTGACCGTCCGGCTCGGTGCGATCTCCTCCAGGACGGTCCCCGCCGCCGTGGCCGATGCACTGGCGTCCGCAGCACTGCAGGCGGCCGTCAACAGCGTCCAGCACGCGGGACCGACCGCCTCGAGGTGGGTGACCGTGGACCACACCGCCGGGGTCGTCCGCATCGAGGTCGGCGACGACGGGGTGGGCTTCGACCAGGCCGCGATCCCCGCGGAGCGCCTGGGCGTCCGTCGGTCGATCCTCGAACGGGTGGCATCAGCCGGTGGCGCCGCCCGGATCGACTCCGCGCCGGGCTCCGGCACCCGCGTGGTGCTGACGTGGCCGGCGCCAGGAGCGGGGGAGCAGTGA